A single window of Flavobacterium aestivum DNA harbors:
- the der gene encoding ribosome biogenesis GTPase Der has translation MNNIVAIVGRPNVGKSTLFNRLIQRREAIVDSVSGVTRDRNYGKSEWNGKEFSVIDTGGYVRGSDDVFEGEIRKQVELAIDEADVIIFVVDVEEGITPMDDIVARLLRKVTKPVLLAVNKVDNAMREKDAVEFYNLGLGEYFTFASISGSGTGDLLDALIDAFPEKPEPVKAEVVLPRFAVVGRPNAGKSSFINALIGKERFMVTDIAGTTRDAIDTKFDRFGFEFNLVDTAGIRRKAKVKEDLEFYSVMRSVRAIEHADICILVIDATRGFEGQDQSIFWLAEKNRKGVVILVNKWDLVEKDTMSTRDYEEKIKKELMPFTDVPILFVSALTKQRLLKALETTVQVYENRQQRIPTSKFNEFMLKVIEAYPPPATKGKYVKIKYCMQLPTATPQFVFFANMPQYVKEPYKRYLENKIRENWDFAGVPIDIYIREK, from the coding sequence ATGAACAATATAGTTGCGATAGTAGGAAGACCTAATGTAGGGAAGTCAACCCTTTTTAATAGGCTGATACAAAGAAGAGAAGCTATTGTGGATTCGGTTTCTGGAGTTACCAGAGATAGAAACTACGGTAAAAGCGAGTGGAACGGAAAAGAGTTTTCTGTGATTGATACGGGTGGATACGTTCGTGGATCGGATGATGTTTTTGAAGGTGAGATCCGTAAACAAGTAGAATTGGCTATTGATGAAGCCGATGTTATTATATTCGTAGTAGATGTAGAGGAGGGGATTACTCCAATGGATGATATTGTTGCACGTTTGTTGCGCAAAGTGACCAAGCCGGTTTTATTGGCGGTGAACAAGGTAGATAATGCCATGCGTGAGAAAGATGCTGTAGAGTTTTACAATCTTGGTTTAGGAGAATATTTTACTTTTGCGAGTATTTCTGGAAGCGGAACTGGGGATTTATTGGATGCCTTAATTGATGCTTTCCCTGAGAAACCGGAACCTGTAAAAGCAGAGGTTGTTTTGCCTCGTTTTGCTGTAGTGGGGCGTCCTAATGCAGGGAAATCGAGTTTTATCAATGCATTGATTGGTAAAGAACGTTTTATGGTGACTGATATTGCTGGAACAACCCGTGATGCGATTGATACCAAATTCGATCGTTTTGGTTTTGAATTTAACTTGGTAGATACGGCGGGAATTCGTCGTAAAGCCAAAGTAAAAGAAGATTTAGAATTTTACTCCGTAATGCGTTCTGTACGTGCAATTGAGCATGCTGATATTTGTATCTTGGTAATTGATGCCACTCGTGGATTTGAAGGTCAGGATCAAAGTATTTTTTGGTTAGCCGAGAAAAACCGTAAAGGGGTTGTAATATTAGTGAATAAATGGGATTTGGTTGAAAAAGATACCATGTCAACCCGTGATTACGAAGAAAAAATCAAAAAAGAGTTAATGCCATTTACAGATGTGCCTATTCTTTTTGTTTCGGCTCTAACGAAACAACGTTTGTTGAAAGCATTGGAAACGACTGTTCAGGTTTATGAAAATAGACAGCAACGTATTCCTACTTCAAAATTCAATGAATTTATGCTAAAAGTGATCGAAGCATACCCGCCACCAGCAACAAAAGGGAAGTATGTAAAAATTAAATATTGTATGCAGTTGCCAACAGCCACACCACAATTTGTGTTTTTTGCCAATATGCCACAATATGTAAAAGAGCCTTACAAACGTTACCTTGAAAATAAAATTAGAGAAAATTGGGACTTCGCAGGAGTGCCAATCGATATTTATATTAGAGAGAAATAA
- a CDS encoding imm11 family protein gives MDVYRISQNYDEYKFFVYNEDNNNSQQALEFKGQLLVSNYQKLDFKIFIDPKKKQDKRRIDFDASCYYTGILLINEKNIDTLINKLNSGIEVLDVDTELPEKFYLINLLTKIDCINKDNKSNSEIMSMIRENNILFKKDNILNSIVFRDDKLTSSYFCTNEFVNFMNDNDIKGLRFEKVGIAV, from the coding sequence ATGGATGTATATAGAATTTCACAAAACTATGACGAGTATAAATTTTTTGTTTACAATGAAGACAATAATAATTCACAGCAAGCATTAGAATTTAAAGGGCAATTATTAGTAAGTAATTATCAAAAATTAGATTTTAAAATATTTATCGACCCTAAAAAGAAACAAGATAAAAGAAGAATTGATTTCGATGCTAGTTGTTATTACACAGGTATATTATTGATAAATGAAAAAAATATAGATACACTTATAAATAAATTAAATTCTGGAATAGAAGTATTAGATGTTGATACTGAACTACCTGAAAAATTCTATCTTATAAATTTACTAACAAAGATTGATTGTATAAATAAGGACAATAAATCTAATAGTGAAATTATGTCAATGATAAGAGAAAATAATATTTTGTTCAAAAAAGACAACATTTTAAACAGTATTGTTTTTAGAGATGATAAATTAACATCGTCTTACTTTTGTACAAATGAATTTGTTAATTTTATGAATGATAATGACATTAAAGGGCTTAGGTTTGAAAAAGTTGGAATAGCAGTATAA
- a CDS encoding SGNH/GDSL hydrolase family protein: MMKTINKVFLTLLFLNSIGNVNAQQKTTNKMETKKVAYADKILLHMHPEKFLNFLPNLNDEQIAQLYGMSTEEYQLAKKVYDDQAQNTASELLTNSDFTFKIDKLPFKKNQTVLVIGESTADALNSWVYILQYLLNQRRPQDHIRIINAAISGQTTTEALRKITAQVKLSPDWVICHLGANDCIRYGNQKTSVSLTETIANLNAIKEIINKDTKANIVWLTPASIDEKKAENFQPFKMQQLSLKNSDLNEISKYLKAQPEPVIDLTEEFGNPVNPEFVQYDGIHLTIDGQKAIVKSLINKLSNTK; the protein is encoded by the coding sequence ATGATGAAAACGATCAACAAAGTATTTCTGACGCTACTCTTTTTAAATAGTATAGGAAACGTAAACGCACAACAAAAAACAACTAATAAAATGGAAACAAAAAAAGTAGCATACGCAGACAAAATATTGCTTCATATGCACCCAGAAAAGTTCTTGAACTTTTTACCAAACCTAAATGATGAGCAAATTGCACAGCTATACGGTATGTCAACAGAAGAATATCAATTAGCTAAAAAAGTTTATGATGACCAGGCCCAAAATACAGCATCAGAACTTTTGACAAATTCAGACTTTACATTTAAAATTGATAAACTCCCTTTTAAGAAAAATCAGACTGTTTTAGTAATTGGCGAAAGTACAGCAGATGCTTTAAACTCCTGGGTTTATATTTTGCAATACCTTTTAAATCAAAGACGACCACAAGACCATATTCGCATAATTAATGCTGCGATTTCAGGACAAACTACAACAGAAGCACTTCGCAAAATAACAGCACAAGTAAAATTAAGTCCCGATTGGGTAATTTGTCATTTGGGCGCAAATGATTGTATCCGTTATGGAAACCAAAAAACATCCGTTTCTTTAACAGAGACGATTGCAAACCTAAATGCTATAAAAGAAATAATTAATAAAGACACAAAAGCAAATATTGTTTGGTTGACACCAGCATCAATTGACGAGAAAAAAGCAGAAAATTTTCAGCCATTCAAAATGCAACAATTGAGTTTAAAAAATTCCGATTTAAATGAAATTAGTAAATATTTGAAAGCCCAACCAGAACCTGTAATTGATTTAACAGAAGAATTTGGAAATCCTGTAAATCCTGAATTCGTTCAGTATGATGGTATACACCTTACTATTGACGGGCAAAAAGCAATAGTAAAATCTTTAATCAATAAATTATCAAACACAAAATAG
- a CDS encoding AraC family transcriptional regulator has protein sequence MKKEESIKEYYFRINKSIDYIKENLNEELSLEKMASLSSFSKFHYHRIFKSVTGITLNEFIKNAKIEKALFFLMNNPSKTINEISIDCGFLSISSFSRSFREAKGVTPTEWRKSFESSNIGITDSNIGQMQDKIQDYLALKLNNLKNSKMSETMKLDFEIKKLEEFNVIYIRNLNIHRHDSETFGKMFEKLFSWAAPRNLINFPETKALTVYRSNANISGMLQADACLSVPDKIVGEGLIGNTTISGGLYAIFHKEAPMSECFKTWNYIYEIWFEENGYQPDNRNFFLSHLNDPKSHPENLHIIDIYIPIKLL, from the coding sequence ATGAAAAAGGAGGAGTCTATCAAAGAATATTACTTTAGAATCAATAAAAGCATTGATTATATTAAAGAAAATCTTAATGAAGAACTTTCTTTAGAAAAAATGGCTTCTCTTTCCAGCTTCTCTAAATTTCATTACCATAGAATTTTTAAATCTGTGACTGGAATAACCTTAAATGAGTTTATTAAGAATGCTAAAATTGAAAAAGCTCTTTTTTTCTTAATGAATAATCCATCAAAAACCATTAATGAAATTTCTATTGATTGTGGTTTTCTAAGTATTTCATCTTTTTCAAGAAGTTTCCGCGAGGCTAAAGGTGTAACACCTACAGAATGGCGCAAGTCATTTGAAAGTAGCAATATTGGAATAACGGATAGCAATATTGGACAAATGCAGGACAAAATCCAAGACTACCTTGCACTCAAATTAAATAATTTAAAAAATAGTAAAATGAGTGAAACAATGAAACTTGATTTTGAAATCAAAAAACTTGAAGAGTTTAATGTTATCTATATTCGAAATCTCAATATTCACAGACATGATAGTGAAACATTTGGTAAGATGTTCGAAAAGCTATTTAGTTGGGCGGCTCCACGAAATTTAATTAATTTCCCCGAAACCAAAGCGCTAACGGTTTATAGAAGCAATGCCAATATATCTGGAATGCTTCAAGCTGATGCTTGTTTGTCTGTCCCTGATAAAATAGTTGGAGAAGGATTGATAGGTAATACAACAATAAGCGGAGGATTGTATGCTATTTTCCATAAAGAAGCACCTATGTCTGAATGCTTTAAAACATGGAACTACATTTATGAGATTTGGTTTGAAGAAAACGGATACCAACCTGATAACCGAAATTTCTTTTTAAGTCATTTAAATGATCCTAAATCACATCCAGAAAATCTTCATATTATTGATATTTATATACCTATTAAATTGCTTTAA
- the era gene encoding GTPase Era, which translates to MSHKAGFVNIIGNPNVGKSTLMNAFVGERLSIITSKAQTTRHRILGIVNGEDFQMILSDTPGIIKPAYEMQESMMNFVKSAFEDADVLIYMVEIGEQELKDEAFFNKIIHSKIPVLLLLNKIDNSNQEQLESQVAFWTAKVPNAEIYPISALQNFNVPEVFQRIISLLPESPAYYPKDQLTDKPERFFVNETIREKILLNYSKEIPYAVEIVTEEFLEDENIIRIRSLIMVERDTQKGIIIGHKGAALKKVGMDARVDLEKFFGKQIHIELYVKVNKNWRSNANMLKRFGYNQ; encoded by the coding sequence ATGTCACATAAAGCAGGTTTTGTAAACATCATAGGAAACCCAAACGTTGGAAAATCAACGTTAATGAACGCCTTTGTTGGTGAAAGGTTATCAATTATTACGTCTAAAGCACAAACAACACGTCATAGGATTCTTGGGATTGTAAACGGAGAAGATTTTCAAATGATCTTGTCAGACACACCTGGAATCATCAAACCGGCCTATGAAATGCAGGAATCGATGATGAACTTCGTAAAATCAGCTTTTGAAGATGCCGATGTTTTAATCTATATGGTAGAGATTGGTGAGCAGGAACTGAAAGACGAAGCTTTTTTTAATAAAATCATTCATTCGAAAATCCCGGTTTTGTTGTTGTTGAATAAAATCGATAATTCTAACCAAGAACAGTTGGAATCCCAAGTGGCTTTTTGGACTGCTAAAGTTCCTAATGCGGAGATTTATCCAATATCTGCCTTGCAGAATTTTAATGTGCCGGAAGTTTTTCAAAGAATCATTTCGTTATTACCGGAATCTCCAGCATATTATCCTAAAGATCAGTTGACAGATAAGCCGGAACGTTTCTTTGTAAACGAAACTATCCGCGAAAAAATATTATTGAATTACAGTAAAGAAATCCCGTACGCTGTTGAAATAGTAACCGAAGAATTTCTGGAGGATGAGAATATCATCCGCATTCGTTCTTTGATTATGGTAGAACGCGATACCCAAAAAGGAATCATCATTGGTCATAAAGGAGCTGCTTTGAAAAAAGTTGGAATGGATGCCCGTGTAGATTTAGAAAAATTCTTTGGGAAACAAATCCATATCGAATTGTATGTGAAAGTAAATAAAAACTGGAGAAGCAACGCGAATATGCTTAAGCGTTTTGGATATAATCAGTAG
- a CDS encoding winged helix-turn-helix domain-containing protein: MAETFEELDPVLNAPVRLAIVSALVKMKQADFGYLQEITKTTQGNLSHQIKKLNEAKYIEVEKTFKGNYPQTICKLTKTGKNAFENYVETIKKYLHL; encoded by the coding sequence ATGGCGGAGACTTTTGAGGAACTAGACCCTGTTTTGAATGCACCTGTACGTTTGGCTATTGTTTCAGCTCTTGTAAAAATGAAACAAGCTGATTTTGGTTATCTGCAAGAGATAACCAAAACAACACAAGGCAATTTAAGCCATCAGATAAAGAAACTAAATGAAGCAAAATATATTGAAGTAGAAAAAACATTTAAAGGAAACTATCCGCAAACAATTTGTAAACTAACAAAAACAGGGAAAAATGCCTTTGAAAATTATGTAGAAACAATAAAAAAATATTTGCATCTCTAA
- a CDS encoding immunity 51 family protein has protein sequence MDINDLETVINPFFWTEHEKSVSVCLYVGEYKTEIFLAREEEGFEGNGYDWASLAHVFLEEQKPELIDIVRFDPEGSMFCAYSSDAEALKTFIISFKEACENENLIQDLFSRAELD, from the coding sequence ATGGACATTAATGATTTAGAAACAGTAATTAATCCATTTTTTTGGACAGAACATGAGAAAAGTGTTTCGGTATGCTTATATGTAGGAGAATATAAGACTGAAATTTTCCTGGCAAGGGAAGAGGAAGGTTTTGAAGGCAACGGTTACGATTGGGCTTCCTTGGCACATGTTTTTTTAGAGGAACAAAAACCTGAACTTATAGATATAGTTAGATTTGACCCGGAAGGTAGTATGTTCTGCGCCTATTCTTCTGATGCGGAGGCTTTGAAAACTTTCATTATTTCGTTTAAAGAAGCCTGTGAGAATGAAAATCTAATACAGGATTTGTTCTCAAGAGCAGAATTAGATTAG